A part of Misgurnus anguillicaudatus chromosome 6, ASM2758022v2, whole genome shotgun sequence genomic DNA contains:
- the ccl35.1 gene encoding chemokine (C-C motif) ligand 35, duplicate 1 → MTASRLVVFSAILMILGAITISEGMRIGPKRCCFSFQSRQVPIKQIIGYSMTSQQCPMQAVLFKTKRGSQICANPTDSWVQKHMETFNSKPAGAQGTL, encoded by the exons ATGACCGCCTCTCGCCTTGTCGTTTTCTCCGCAATTCTGATGATTCTGGGTGCCATCACCATCAGTGAAG GTATGCGTATTGGACCAAAGAGATGCTGTTTCTCTTTTCAATCGCGTCAAGTGCCAATCAAACAAATTATCGGCTACAGCATGACAAGCCAGCAGTGCCCAATGCAAGCTGTGTT GTTTAAGACAAAACGAGGAAGCCAGATATGTGCCAATCCCACCGACTCTTGGGTACAGAAGCACATGGAGACTTTTAACAGCAAGCCCGCAGGAGCCCAGGGGACCCTGTAA
- the LOC129434202 gene encoding C-C motif chemokine 3-like → MRHLMALMFLVIFCSLQLTSSGEIKVPNKAKTICCFKFRNAQIPLKLVKSYYWTDSSCSKPAIVFETDKRKICVDPETSWVSKHIAKVDMKTTTSTTTTITTEKPKPTQS, encoded by the exons ATGAGACATCTGATGGCTTTGATGTTTCTGGTGATCTTCTGCTCTCTGCAGCTGACTTCAAGTGGTGAGATCA AAGTCCCTAATAAGGCCAAAACAATATGCTGCTTTAAGTTCAGAAATGCACAGATTCCTCTGAAACTGGTGAAGTCGTACTATTGGACTGACAGCAGCTGCTCCAAACCAGCTATTGT GTTTGAGACAGACAAAAGGAAGATCTGTGTAGATCCAGAAACCAGCTGGGTGAGCAAGCACATCGCTAAAGTGGATATGAAAACTACAACTAGCACAACAACTACAATTACTACAGAAAAACCTAAACCGACACAGTCTTAA